The following proteins are encoded in a genomic region of Desulfosporosinus youngiae DSM 17734:
- the phnD gene encoding phosphate/phosphite/phosphonate ABC transporter substrate-binding protein encodes MNKCRSGFYVKLVILLVFSMLTLSGCQGTANLPQVSIKPSDHSQTNPQPLENKDVLKVGISSVLSPRETVENYQPFADYLQKKIGRTVQLVQRQTYQEINELVKNQQVDVAFICSGAYVVGEKDNLELLAVPEVNGKSTYQSYIIVNANSSIQQIMDLKGQVFGFTDPISFSGTIAPTYMVTQHKTTPQDFFGRVVYTYSHDNSIKAVLDNVVSAAGVDSLVYQYAVSKDPTLKNKLRIIGESPEVGSPPVVVNHQIDPNLKTALQEALLQMDSDPIGRKALKALIYDRFVLPNPKAYEPIETMVNAIPALAQ; translated from the coding sequence GTGAATAAATGCAGATCCGGTTTCTATGTCAAGCTCGTTATTCTGCTTGTCTTTTCGATGTTGACTCTATCTGGTTGTCAAGGAACGGCGAATTTGCCGCAAGTGAGTATTAAGCCCTCCGATCATTCCCAAACGAATCCACAACCGCTTGAAAATAAGGATGTCTTGAAGGTGGGGATATCCTCCGTACTTTCGCCGAGAGAAACGGTTGAAAATTATCAACCCTTTGCGGATTATCTCCAAAAAAAGATTGGACGTACGGTTCAATTGGTGCAGCGTCAGACGTATCAAGAAATTAATGAATTAGTCAAGAACCAACAGGTAGATGTTGCTTTCATTTGTTCGGGTGCCTATGTTGTCGGGGAAAAGGATAATCTGGAGTTGCTCGCAGTCCCGGAAGTAAACGGTAAATCAACCTATCAATCATATATTATTGTGAATGCCAATAGCTCGATCCAGCAAATTATGGATTTAAAAGGTCAAGTTTTTGGTTTTACTGATCCGATTTCATTTTCCGGGACCATTGCTCCCACTTATATGGTTACTCAGCATAAAACAACGCCTCAGGACTTTTTTGGCCGAGTTGTTTATACCTACAGTCATGATAATTCGATTAAAGCCGTTTTAGATAATGTCGTAAGCGCGGCAGGGGTGGATTCCTTAGTCTATCAGTATGCCGTGAGCAAGGATCCAACGCTAAAGAACAAATTGAGGATTATCGGTGAGTCACCGGAAGTGGGGAGTCCTCCTGTTGTCGTGAATCATCAAATTGACCCCAATCTTAAAACAGCCTTACAGGAAGCCTTACTCCAGATGGATAGTGATCCAATCGGGCGGAAGGCTTTAAAAGCACTGATATATGATCGGTTCGTTCTCCCCAACCCTAAGGCTTATGAGCCGATTGAAACAATGGTTAATGCCATTCCTGCCCTTGCTCAATAG
- a CDS encoding helix-turn-helix domain-containing protein → MGYFTLLYSSELPHRARSVYMYLSDRSGKEGKCYPAIGTIARELKLSRSTVKRAIADLEKSGYLQKEQRWRENGGKSSNMYYLKRPDSG, encoded by the coding sequence ATGGGGTACTTTACCTTGCTTTATTCCTCCGAATTGCCGCACCGCGCAAGGTCCGTCTATATGTATCTTTCCGACCGCTCCGGCAAGGAAGGCAAATGCTATCCGGCGATTGGTACCATCGCCAGGGAGCTGAAGCTGTCCCGGAGCACCGTCAAGCGTGCCATTGCCGACCTAGAGAAGAGCGGATATCTTCAAAAAGAGCAGCGGTGGCGCGAAAACGGTGGAAAGAGCAGTAATATGTACTATTTGAAGCGGCCAGATTCTGGGTAG
- a CDS encoding response regulator: MDKKLRILLADDHAVLRAGLKVLLNAEPDLQVIGEAADGEEAIAQVEALRPDLLLLDLTMPKLNGVECIETLVKKHPELKILVLTMHDDEEYLKAVLRVGAKGYVLKKAADVELLSAIRTVARGEMFIYPTMAAAFMYRQLVGPAEPKRKDKKLKQLSEREEEVLRYLALGHTNQEIADLLHVSVKTVETYKARLMEKLEMRKRADLVRYAIDHGIIE, from the coding sequence ATGGATAAAAAATTGAGAATCCTTTTAGCAGATGATCATGCGGTGCTTCGGGCTGGCTTAAAGGTTCTTCTCAATGCCGAGCCGGATCTTCAAGTGATTGGAGAAGCGGCTGATGGAGAGGAAGCAATCGCTCAAGTGGAGGCGCTGCGACCGGACCTGCTGCTTCTGGATTTGACGATGCCGAAGCTAAACGGAGTGGAGTGCATTGAAACCCTTGTTAAGAAACATCCGGAGCTGAAGATTTTAGTACTCACGATGCACGACGATGAAGAATACCTTAAGGCGGTGCTAAGAGTTGGTGCAAAAGGGTATGTCTTAAAAAAGGCCGCAGATGTCGAACTTCTATCCGCCATTCGTACCGTCGCTCGTGGCGAAATGTTTATTTACCCTACGATGGCAGCCGCTTTTATGTATCGCCAGCTAGTCGGCCCGGCTGAACCGAAAAGGAAAGATAAGAAGCTCAAGCAGCTGAGTGAACGGGAGGAAGAGGTTTTGCGGTATCTAGCTTTGGGGCATACCAATCAGGAAATCGCCGACTTGCTTCATGTGAGTGTTAAAACGGTCGAAACGTATAAAGCCCGTCTTATGGAAAAGCTTGAAATGCGCAAGCGTGCTGATTTGGTACGCTATGCGATAGATCATGGAATTATCGAATAA
- the nrfD gene encoding NrfD/PsrC family molybdoenzyme membrane anchor subunit — translation MPTIHLFQITHEMPWGLLIAMYLFYTGISAGAVLVTSLGPVFGVKELKKTAQVGAIIGLSLLIIAPIHLIFDLEQPQRFISLLFNFHATSPMSYGVFILLLYGIALLFYLLNLKQGNEKNIKTFGMASFVLALGIEAYTGFLIGNVQAHALWNTALMPVIFLFSALASGTAMVLVVLNFYERTSGSSLANERKTLAQFFKWFTLADLLLMVILVIVLLNGNDAQYANAYYLLHQEGLTFIGLENGIGLLLPFVLLSLGSSKKSFVNVSAVLVILSALVMRITFVVGGQTLPMTGNSLMEYSLKSSHLIIAIVLAIVGLGAIGILLKTFVANKQSTISNTKKGVVSQ, via the coding sequence ATGCCTACTATTCATTTGTTCCAGATAACCCATGAGATGCCTTGGGGCTTACTGATCGCCATGTACCTTTTCTACACGGGAATTAGTGCCGGTGCGGTATTAGTTACGAGTTTAGGACCTGTCTTTGGGGTCAAGGAGCTGAAGAAAACGGCTCAAGTCGGTGCCATCATTGGACTCTCCTTACTCATCATTGCTCCGATTCATTTGATCTTCGACTTGGAGCAGCCGCAACGTTTTATTAGTCTCTTGTTTAATTTCCATGCGACTTCGCCTATGTCCTACGGAGTCTTTATTCTCCTTCTTTATGGAATTGCGTTACTCTTCTATCTTTTGAACTTGAAGCAAGGGAATGAAAAGAATATCAAAACCTTTGGTATGGCTTCTTTCGTATTAGCTTTAGGCATAGAAGCATACACCGGTTTCCTCATTGGTAACGTCCAGGCTCACGCCCTTTGGAATACCGCGTTAATGCCTGTGATCTTTCTTTTCTCTGCTCTCGCTTCAGGGACAGCAATGGTTCTTGTTGTTCTGAATTTCTATGAAAGAACGTCAGGAAGTTCCCTGGCGAATGAACGAAAAACCTTAGCCCAATTTTTCAAGTGGTTTACTCTTGCAGATCTTTTACTGATGGTTATCCTTGTCATTGTTCTTCTTAACGGAAACGATGCTCAATATGCCAATGCATACTATCTCCTTCACCAAGAAGGTCTTACATTTATTGGCTTAGAAAACGGGATTGGTCTGCTTTTACCGTTTGTTCTTCTCTCACTTGGTTCTTCAAAAAAGTCCTTTGTCAATGTATCGGCTGTTTTAGTCATTTTAAGCGCTTTGGTTATGAGAATTACCTTTGTCGTCGGAGGTCAAACACTCCCCATGACGGGCAATTCGCTGATGGAATACTCTCTTAAGTCCAGCCACCTTATTATTGCGATTGTTTTGGCAATTGTGGGACTTGGCGCGATAGGTATACTTCTTAAAACCTTCGTCGCAAATAAGCAATCGACCATCTCGAATACCAAGAAGGGGGTTGTTTCTCAATGA
- a CDS encoding HAMP domain-containing sensor histidine kinase, with protein sequence MKQRMTQRVIQFLMKIKIQYKILGLVVGVVVLLTTMMVWQMGNVLTTNLRDQLDKRAVSIGSDVAARATNDLLINNTYSVYEMIKETVKNNQDVLYIFIVDPQGNVLAHTYGEAFPAELLKANPVDLQERYHLTAFQTEVGVVRDVAVPILNGKLGIARVGMEEAGLRKAVLSMVWSFLAIALFVSAVGIMAAVILTRVLTHPIHNLVSLTQKVAQGDLKVQGVVHSVDEIGVLTKAFNQMTASLSENDQEREELLQQLREKEEMRVQLLEKVMTAQEEERKRISRELHDETSQALTSLMVSLKVLESEATLRSVGERLQEMRQVVSQTLEEVHHLARELRPSILDDMGLVPALERYIRDYAQKYGTEVDFHTTGFEGQRVSGPAEVALYRMIQEALTNAAKYAKAQSISVLLNWRENWVTAIIEDDGVGFDPGNVTSSPSHGLGLFGMQERASLLGGSLKIESQPGAGTTVFIKIPVKADLAE encoded by the coding sequence ATGAAACAACGAATGACTCAACGAGTAATTCAATTTTTGATGAAAATAAAAATTCAATATAAAATTCTCGGTTTAGTGGTTGGGGTTGTTGTGCTTTTAACAACTATGATGGTTTGGCAAATGGGAAATGTTTTAACGACGAATCTGCGGGATCAACTGGATAAACGGGCCGTTTCAATTGGGAGTGATGTAGCTGCCCGGGCGACTAACGATTTGCTCATTAATAATACGTATTCGGTCTATGAGATGATTAAAGAAACTGTTAAAAACAATCAGGACGTTCTGTATATTTTTATTGTTGATCCTCAGGGAAATGTTCTAGCCCATACTTATGGGGAGGCTTTTCCGGCAGAACTACTGAAAGCCAACCCCGTGGATTTACAAGAGAGATATCACCTAACGGCTTTTCAGACGGAAGTCGGGGTTGTACGGGATGTCGCGGTTCCGATTCTTAACGGAAAGTTAGGGATAGCCCGGGTGGGGATGGAAGAGGCTGGGCTGCGCAAGGCCGTTTTATCGATGGTTTGGAGTTTCCTGGCCATTGCCTTATTTGTGTCGGCTGTGGGTATTATGGCAGCGGTTATTTTAACACGGGTTTTAACCCATCCAATTCATAATTTGGTTTCTCTCACTCAAAAGGTTGCTCAGGGCGATTTAAAGGTTCAAGGTGTTGTGCATTCGGTAGATGAAATCGGCGTTTTGACGAAAGCCTTTAATCAGATGACGGCAAGCTTAAGTGAAAACGACCAAGAACGTGAGGAACTGCTCCAACAGCTTAGAGAAAAAGAGGAGATGCGGGTTCAACTTCTGGAAAAAGTGATGACAGCGCAGGAAGAAGAGCGAAAGCGAATCTCCCGTGAACTTCACGATGAAACGAGTCAGGCACTGACTTCGTTAATGGTCAGTTTAAAAGTGCTTGAATCCGAAGCTACTTTGCGGTCAGTGGGTGAGCGGCTTCAAGAGATGCGGCAAGTTGTTTCTCAGACGTTGGAGGAGGTTCATCATCTGGCCCGTGAGCTTCGACCGAGTATTTTAGATGATATGGGTCTTGTTCCGGCGCTTGAACGCTATATCCGGGATTATGCACAGAAGTACGGCACAGAGGTGGACTTCCATACAACCGGTTTTGAGGGACAGAGAGTTTCAGGCCCTGCTGAGGTTGCTCTCTATCGGATGATTCAAGAAGCTCTGACCAATGCAGCCAAATACGCGAAGGCTCAATCGATTTCCGTCCTCTTAAACTGGAGAGAAAACTGGGTTACGGCCATTATCGAAGATGATGGGGTTGGGTTTGATCCGGGAAATGTGACATCGAGTCCCAGTCATGGATTAGGGCTTTTCGGCATGCAAGAACGTGCGTCCTTATTAGGAGGCTCTCTAAAAATAGAATCGCAGCCCGGCGCAGGAACCACGGTTTTTATCAAGATTCCTGTCAAGGCCGACCTTGCTGAGTAG
- the phnD gene encoding phosphate/phosphite/phosphonate ABC transporter substrate-binding protein codes for MSNKLFTRREAIWIGTLSLLQVGVLTSTSVGWWDLKPKKSQTEISFTDLKAPPKSQSHSELALLRIAVASVISPMENVDLYGDLLNLLGERLDMQAQMVQRGNYSDTNLLIENGDVQVAFICSGALLGKEKAEQAERILVAPEIAGSSKYRSYIIVPSHSQAHFLKDLRGQTFAYTDPLSFSGRIAPQYMIKKAGFNPTTFFNNTIYTYSHDNSIKAVAEGLVQGAAVDSLIYDLTMSRRPELLDKIKIIDQSEEVGNPPVVVSSQIDPELRARIKNVLLTLHLDDEGRKALRLLQFDRFVHADLDLYDQVWEMSREVGGS; via the coding sequence ATGTCCAATAAGCTTTTTACACGCAGGGAGGCAATCTGGATTGGGACCCTTAGCCTGTTACAGGTGGGTGTTCTTACTTCTACTTCTGTAGGCTGGTGGGACCTTAAGCCTAAAAAAAGTCAAACTGAAATAAGCTTTACAGATCTGAAAGCCCCCCCGAAAAGCCAATCGCATAGTGAACTTGCACTTCTTCGTATCGCCGTTGCATCAGTTATTTCCCCCATGGAAAATGTGGATCTTTACGGGGATTTATTAAATTTGCTCGGTGAACGGCTTGATATGCAGGCGCAAATGGTCCAGCGAGGAAATTATTCGGATACTAACCTTCTCATTGAGAATGGGGATGTTCAAGTTGCATTTATATGCTCTGGTGCCTTACTTGGTAAAGAGAAAGCCGAACAAGCCGAACGAATCCTGGTTGCCCCGGAGATTGCTGGGTCATCCAAGTATAGATCCTATATTATTGTTCCTTCCCATTCGCAGGCTCATTTTTTAAAAGATTTACGTGGACAGACCTTTGCTTATACTGATCCACTCTCTTTCTCTGGTCGCATCGCTCCCCAATATATGATAAAAAAGGCCGGATTCAATCCTACTACCTTTTTTAATAATACAATTTACACTTACAGCCATGATAATTCTATAAAGGCTGTTGCCGAAGGACTTGTTCAAGGGGCTGCGGTAGACAGCTTAATATATGACCTTACCATGTCTCGACGGCCGGAACTCTTGGACAAAATAAAGATTATCGACCAGTCAGAGGAAGTAGGCAATCCTCCCGTTGTGGTTTCCTCTCAAATCGATCCAGAGCTGCGGGCTCGTATCAAAAACGTCCTCCTCACCCTGCACTTAGACGATGAAGGACGTAAAGCCTTAAGACTCCTTCAATTTGACCGGTTTGTTCACGCAGATTTAGATCTTTATGATCAGGTCTGGGAAATGTCCCGTGAAGTGGGGGGAAGTTAA
- a CDS encoding 4Fe-4S dicluster domain-containing protein — protein sequence MGKRYAMVIDLRRCVGCHACQVACKSENNVPLGVFRNWVDELETGKFPNVSRHRLPRLCNHCENPSCVKVCPVNATTQKEDGTVVIDYSRCIGCKYCIAACPYDARFINPERKTAEKCDYCYARLEAGLLPACVNTCIGGARVFGDLNDPTSEVAKLVATQPVKVLKPETNNAPQTYYIGADEKAIRPNYTEIVGGNR from the coding sequence ATGGGAAAACGGTATGCTATGGTGATTGACCTGCGCAGATGCGTAGGCTGTCACGCCTGCCAAGTGGCTTGTAAGAGCGAGAATAATGTACCCCTTGGCGTCTTCCGTAACTGGGTTGATGAGCTTGAGACCGGCAAATTCCCCAATGTCTCCCGCCATCGTCTGCCCCGCCTCTGTAACCACTGTGAGAACCCGTCCTGTGTGAAGGTTTGTCCGGTGAATGCCACAACACAAAAAGAGGACGGAACGGTGGTTATTGACTACAGTCGTTGCATCGGGTGCAAATACTGTATCGCAGCCTGCCCTTATGATGCAAGGTTTATCAATCCTGAGAGAAAAACAGCTGAAAAATGTGACTACTGCTACGCCCGGCTAGAAGCAGGGTTGCTTCCCGCCTGTGTCAATACGTGTATCGGTGGGGCTCGTGTTTTCGGTGACTTAAATGACCCGACCAGTGAGGTTGCCAAATTAGTCGCTACCCAGCCGGTGAAAGTCTTAAAACCGGAAACCAACAACGCTCCTCAAACCTATTACATTGGGGCCGATGAAAAAGCGATTCGTCCTAACTATACTGAGATAGTGGGAGGTAATAGATAA
- a CDS encoding molybdopterin-dependent oxidoreductase has translation MIVTRRKFLQGAAALGASLAVAPLAFAKSDSDIPSWKQGSPVSDTLDTDPGVQLVYSTCLGCRSDCSLRAKLKDGVLLKLDGNPYSQMTLDNPLPYAADPQEARKAAGKLCSRGQAGLQLLYDPLRVQQPLKRVGKRGENKWQAISWEQAYKEIIEGGDLFGEGNVEGLKAVRDLETPIDPAAPELGPKANQFIFLAGRIENARADFSKRFVNNGLGSINWFDHTTACEQSHHISSAQTYAGKNNLKPDFENAKYIVNFGANYGEANFPMNGLSRKLANFRAKGGKLVTVDPRFSVSASQSDVWVPILPGADAALALGMVQWIIDNKRYDKSFLEAPSKDAAAKKGESSWTDATYLIREDNGKFLRGDEPGLGGTKEDYVILVGGTPTLAGKADAGELLGEVAVNGLACKTVFQRISERAKEKSLEEYAKLCGIPKEQLIQVADEFSSYGKLAVADYYRGPVQHTNGFQNGRAICILNLLVGNIDHKGGYQVGGSNVSYAGDKGPYTVSKLNPGSVAPKGIRISREQAKYEDSSEFKAKGYPAKRPWFPLTSNVYQEVIAGIADGYPYPCKILWLHMGTPLYTVPAIKEALTPALRDTKKVPLFISTDIVIGDTTMYADYVLPDVTYLEQWCVTGAAPTILGTSTSVRQPLTKVFPNAKSVENMMIDIGKIMGLSNFGDNGFGPGMPLNKEEDWYLKLVANLANTYGKIPGASEAEQIKYILDRGGIFAPDGAYDGSLMKNKIGNLCSLYAEKVATTKDSMTGQNFDGLPLYQPIMNAKDEEIKDNDYPFIATTYKTAFHTQSRTVSAPWLMEILPENFIEMNDEDGTKLGLNNGDTVKVSGPTSKEGVLGKVLLRPGIRPGVISACVGFGHWHYGAADTIIDGKTVAGDKTRGKGVNINYAMRLDESIGNVCLEDKIGGSCSFYDSRVKVEKA, from the coding sequence ATGATTGTCACACGCCGTAAGTTCTTACAGGGAGCCGCTGCTTTAGGTGCCTCCTTAGCCGTTGCTCCATTGGCCTTTGCCAAGTCGGATTCGGATATTCCCAGTTGGAAACAAGGTTCCCCAGTAAGTGATACGTTAGATACCGATCCCGGCGTTCAATTAGTCTATTCCACGTGTTTAGGCTGCCGCAGCGACTGTAGTCTTCGCGCTAAGCTTAAAGACGGTGTCCTCTTAAAGCTTGATGGGAATCCCTATAGCCAGATGACCCTGGATAATCCATTGCCCTATGCTGCCGATCCTCAAGAAGCTCGCAAAGCTGCCGGTAAACTATGCTCCAGAGGTCAAGCGGGGTTACAGCTTTTATATGATCCTTTACGAGTTCAACAACCCCTTAAGAGGGTTGGTAAACGCGGTGAAAACAAATGGCAAGCCATCAGTTGGGAACAAGCCTACAAAGAGATCATTGAGGGCGGAGACCTTTTTGGTGAAGGGAACGTTGAAGGGTTAAAAGCGGTTCGCGATTTGGAAACCCCCATTGACCCGGCAGCTCCTGAACTTGGGCCGAAGGCAAACCAATTTATTTTCTTAGCGGGACGGATTGAAAATGCAAGGGCTGATTTTTCCAAACGATTTGTCAATAATGGACTTGGTTCGATAAACTGGTTTGATCACACCACTGCGTGTGAACAGAGTCATCATATTTCATCTGCTCAAACCTATGCAGGGAAAAATAACTTAAAACCGGACTTCGAAAACGCAAAATATATTGTAAACTTCGGTGCCAACTACGGAGAAGCCAATTTCCCGATGAACGGACTTAGCCGAAAATTAGCTAACTTTCGTGCGAAAGGCGGAAAGCTGGTTACTGTTGATCCCCGTTTCTCTGTCTCAGCATCCCAATCGGATGTTTGGGTTCCCATTCTTCCTGGCGCAGATGCAGCCTTAGCTCTAGGTATGGTTCAATGGATCATTGATAACAAGCGCTATGATAAATCCTTCTTGGAAGCACCTTCTAAAGATGCCGCCGCCAAAAAAGGTGAAAGCAGCTGGACAGATGCGACGTACCTGATCCGCGAAGATAATGGAAAGTTCTTACGCGGGGATGAGCCTGGCCTCGGCGGGACGAAAGAGGATTATGTCATTTTGGTGGGCGGAACACCGACACTCGCGGGAAAGGCTGATGCTGGGGAGCTGCTTGGTGAAGTGGCTGTCAATGGCCTCGCTTGTAAAACGGTCTTCCAGAGAATCAGTGAACGTGCCAAGGAAAAATCCCTTGAAGAATACGCTAAGCTCTGCGGAATTCCCAAAGAACAGCTCATTCAAGTTGCGGATGAATTTAGTTCTTATGGAAAATTAGCTGTGGCCGACTATTATCGCGGACCGGTCCAGCATACCAATGGCTTCCAGAATGGTCGGGCAATTTGCATTCTAAATCTCCTTGTGGGGAATATTGACCATAAAGGAGGGTATCAGGTTGGCGGAAGCAACGTAAGTTACGCCGGAGATAAAGGACCTTATACCGTCTCTAAACTTAACCCTGGTTCGGTCGCACCGAAAGGGATTCGCATCTCCCGGGAACAGGCAAAGTATGAAGACAGCTCGGAATTCAAGGCTAAGGGTTACCCGGCTAAACGTCCTTGGTTCCCCCTGACGAGCAATGTCTATCAAGAAGTTATTGCAGGAATCGCGGATGGATATCCCTATCCCTGTAAGATCCTGTGGTTGCATATGGGTACGCCGCTCTATACTGTACCGGCCATTAAAGAAGCTTTGACACCGGCCCTCAGGGATACGAAAAAAGTTCCACTCTTTATCTCGACAGATATTGTCATCGGCGATACCACGATGTATGCAGACTATGTCCTGCCCGATGTTACCTATCTGGAACAGTGGTGTGTTACAGGGGCTGCTCCGACAATCCTGGGTACATCGACTTCGGTTCGTCAGCCTTTGACCAAGGTTTTCCCGAACGCGAAATCAGTAGAGAACATGATGATCGATATTGGAAAAATCATGGGTCTTTCCAACTTTGGGGATAACGGATTCGGCCCAGGAATGCCTCTCAATAAGGAAGAGGACTGGTATCTGAAATTAGTGGCTAATCTTGCCAACACTTACGGTAAGATTCCGGGTGCAAGTGAAGCTGAACAAATTAAATATATTCTGGACCGTGGTGGAATATTTGCTCCAGATGGGGCCTACGATGGTTCGCTGATGAAAAACAAGATTGGAAATCTTTGTAGCCTTTATGCAGAGAAAGTTGCCACAACGAAAGATTCGATGACGGGTCAAAACTTTGATGGGCTACCGCTCTATCAACCGATCATGAATGCCAAAGATGAAGAGATTAAAGATAATGACTATCCGTTTATTGCTACGACGTACAAGACTGCTTTCCATACTCAAAGCCGTACTGTAAGTGCTCCCTGGCTGATGGAAATTCTTCCTGAGAATTTCATTGAAATGAATGACGAGGATGGCACCAAACTTGGACTGAACAATGGAGATACGGTGAAGGTGAGCGGGCCAACGAGTAAAGAAGGAGTCCTGGGCAAAGTCCTCCTTCGCCCGGGAATTCGCCCAGGGGTCATCAGCGCTTGTGTGGGATTTGGTCACTGGCATTATGGCGCTGCGGATACCATCATCGATGGCAAAACGGTAGCCGGCGATAAGACTCGCGGTAAAGGAGTTAATATCAACTACGCAATGCGTCTTGATGAGTCCATCGGGAACGTTTGCCTGGAAGATAAGATCGGCGGGAGCTGTTCCTTCTATGATTCCCGGGTTAAGGTTGAAAAAGCCTAA
- a CDS encoding type IV secretory system conjugative DNA transfer family protein, producing MKSAQILSKALGSKTVMSGSVSRGKNDPSQSLQMIERPLMTSDELKSMPKGHFIVTKTGAYPMRTRLKLFLAWGIVFGKPYEIAEQSARKVEYADRFTLEEEIIRRHAVYDDGPKESKTTESGSGGMPHTPGPAINLDPFVQKQKSTRR from the coding sequence ATGAAATCGGCACAGATATTATCGAAGGCCCTCGGCAGTAAGACGGTTATGAGCGGCTCTGTCAGCCGCGGGAAGAACGATCCCAGCCAATCCCTGCAGATGATCGAACGACCGCTGATGACCTCCGACGAGCTGAAATCTATGCCCAAGGGTCATTTTATCGTGACTAAAACAGGGGCCTATCCAATGCGGACACGGCTAAAGCTCTTCCTTGCATGGGGGATCGTCTTCGGCAAGCCCTATGAGATTGCGGAGCAATCCGCCCGAAAAGTGGAGTACGCCGACCGGTTCACCCTAGAGGAAGAAATCATCCGGCGCCACGCCGTCTATGATGACGGGCCGAAAGAGTCAAAAACTACTGAGTCCGGGTCAGGTGGAATGCCTCATACGCCGGGACCAGCGATCAATCTCGATCCGTTTGTTCAAAAGCAGAAGTCCACAAGGAGGTGA
- a CDS encoding TorD/DmsD family molecular chaperone: MEHANTEQTFLPGIKEAETSRAVLYNLFATLLARKTDETWLNPHFQKQLQFGLPDSEGKAAVLSALERARKDLGYYQELQLDYDRLFIVPGPNLTFPYESCYTCRNIDGTFGRLWQEPAQDMQRILKEWEIEFAEGWDLIPDHIAVELFFMSELCQRRANAKGPDDGEAIRNWQVNFFHKHLSPWVFEFLNRLEEKAETAFYRGGAKLLYEFLTEEKIDLVLYEEK, translated from the coding sequence ATGGAGCATGCAAATACGGAGCAAACATTTTTGCCGGGAATTAAAGAAGCGGAGACTTCTCGTGCAGTCCTCTATAATCTCTTCGCTACACTTCTCGCTCGTAAGACGGATGAAACTTGGCTAAATCCTCATTTTCAAAAGCAACTTCAGTTCGGACTTCCTGATTCCGAAGGGAAAGCAGCGGTTTTAAGTGCCCTGGAAAGGGCTCGAAAGGATTTGGGCTATTATCAGGAGCTTCAACTCGATTATGACCGATTGTTTATCGTACCCGGACCGAATCTGACCTTTCCCTACGAATCGTGCTACACCTGTCGGAATATCGACGGAACGTTTGGCCGGCTCTGGCAGGAACCGGCTCAGGATATGCAACGAATTCTTAAGGAGTGGGAGATTGAATTCGCTGAGGGTTGGGATCTAATTCCGGATCATATAGCTGTTGAGCTATTCTTTATGTCTGAGCTTTGTCAAAGACGTGCGAATGCTAAGGGACCGGATGATGGAGAGGCTATCAGGAATTGGCAGGTAAACTTTTTTCATAAGCATTTGTCGCCTTGGGTTTTTGAATTTCTTAATCGTCTGGAGGAGAAGGCTGAAACGGCTTTTTATCGAGGTGGAGCGAAACTTCTATATGAGTTTCTGACAGAGGAAAAGATAGATCTTGTCTTGTATGAAGAAAAATAG
- a CDS encoding DUF2703 domain-containing protein, which produces MLKSNGSTSCGCGPSCCDASKDVKMGKRRIIIDSLFLDVSVCTRCQGTDTSLDEALSEVSTVLKATDVEVVVNKINVNTEELAKQYKFVSSPTIRVNGHDIQMEVKESLCESCGDLCGEDVDCRVWVYQGKEYAVPPKAMIVEAMKNK; this is translated from the coding sequence GTGTTAAAGAGCAATGGTTCCACAAGCTGTGGCTGTGGCCCTAGTTGTTGTGATGCCTCAAAAGACGTCAAAATGGGAAAAAGACGCATCATAATAGATTCATTGTTTCTTGATGTAAGTGTCTGTACACGCTGTCAGGGAACAGATACAAGCCTTGATGAAGCTCTTTCAGAAGTATCAACGGTTCTTAAGGCAACGGATGTTGAAGTGGTTGTAAATAAAATAAATGTAAATACTGAAGAGCTCGCTAAGCAATATAAGTTCGTCAGTTCCCCTACCATTCGAGTGAACGGTCATGATATTCAAATGGAGGTCAAAGAGAGTTTATGCGAATCTTGCGGCGATTTATGCGGTGAAGATGTTGACTGCCGGGTTTGGGTATATCAAGGAAAGGAATATGCGGTTCCACCTAAAGCAATGATCGTTGAAGCAATGAAGAATAAATAG